Genomic DNA from Mesosutterella faecium:
CAGGGCAGGAATATTTACTGCAGACCGTTCTTCAGCTGAGGGACAATTTGTCAGCTCCGCTGAAGGATGTCCGCAGACGCATGAACGCGTTTGGAAGGTCGATTCGCGAGCTCAATCAGGCTTCGATGGATCTGGCCGGGGTGATCGCCAAGCCCTTCGCCATCCTTGCCGGCGCCGGCGGTTTTTCCATTAAAGGCGCGGTTTCTTCGTACCTCGAGCTGGCCGATGCGATTGACAAGGCTTCGATCCGGGCTGGAGTATCGGTTGAGGCTCTGCAGAAGCTTCGCTACGGGGCTCAGCTCTCTGGCATGACAGCCGATGAGCTCGACGGAGCGCTCACCAAGCTCACGTCCAACATGAGCAAGGCGGCCGCGGGTCAGAACGCCGACCTTGTGGCCATGTTTAAGCACCTTGGCATTGCGCTTAAGGACAGCAACGGGCATATCCGCAGCGCGGCCGATGTGATGAATAACCTCGCCCAGGCGGTGAAGAACAACGAATCGACTGCGGCGCGGATGCAGATTCTGACAGCGGCCTTTGGCGACAAGGTGGCAGCGAGGCTGATCCCGCTTCTCAAGGATGGGGCCGAGGGGCTCCAGGCTTTCGGAAAGCGAGCCGAAGAGCTGGGCCTTGTCATGTCGGCCGCGGACGTCAAGGCGGCCAACGAGTTCGGCGATCAGCTCTCCGAGCTCCAGTCGGTCACAAAAACGCTCTCTACCGCGATCGGATCCAGGCTCCAGCCGGTTCTTCAGGGCCTGATCGAGCCTATGGAGCAGACGATCGTCAAGTGCCGGGACCTGATTGCGACCAATGTCCAGTATTTTGTGGAAGAGCTGACAAAAGAGCTGAAAGACGTCAACTGGCAGTCAATGATCCAGGGCGCGTTTGATTCGATCCGTGCTTTCACGGACTTCATTCGATCCGTTGGCGGCGTATCGACGATTCTGAAGGCTTTTGGCGTGCTGATCGGCATGGACCTTGTGATCAAGGTCGGGGCGTTTGTGAAATCGATCGCCACAGTGATCGGTGCGCTGAGGCTCCTTGGAGTCGCGGCCATGACGAATCCTGTGGGACTTGTCCTTACGGCGCTGGCCGCCGGCATTGCGCTGGCCATCAAGTTCAAAGACACCTGGATGCCGGTGCTGGACAGCTTCCTCGACAAACTGTCCGCTGTCGGCGGTTTCCTGAAGAAGCTTTTTGGTGAAACTGAAGAGTTGTCGAGCCGTGGGAACAGGCTCTCCGACAGCTACGGCAGGCTTCCTGCGGGTTTCAGGGGCGTGGACGAAGGCGTGGTGGCAGGCAACGGCAGAGTGACCGCCCAAAG
This window encodes:
- a CDS encoding phage tail tape measure protein; this encodes MAGQEYLLQTVLQLRDNLSAPLKDVRRRMNAFGRSIRELNQASMDLAGVIAKPFAILAGAGGFSIKGAVSSYLELADAIDKASIRAGVSVEALQKLRYGAQLSGMTADELDGALTKLTSNMSKAAAGQNADLVAMFKHLGIALKDSNGHIRSAADVMNNLAQAVKNNESTAARMQILTAAFGDKVAARLIPLLKDGAEGLQAFGKRAEELGLVMSAADVKAANEFGDQLSELQSVTKTLSTAIGSRLQPVLQGLIEPMEQTIVKCRDLIATNVQYFVEELTKELKDVNWQSMIQGAFDSIRAFTDFIRSVGGVSTILKAFGVLIGMDLVIKVGAFVKSIATVIGALRLLGVAAMTNPVGLVLTALAAGIALAIKFKDTWMPVLDSFLDKLSAVGGFLKKLFGETEELSSRGNRLSDSYGRLPAGFRGVDEGVVAGNGRVTAQSEVRLRIQTDKGTTVRTEGVASRGPMSLTTDYSYDAIPGTD